From Capra hircus breed San Clemente chromosome 1, ASM170441v1, whole genome shotgun sequence, the proteins below share one genomic window:
- the ATP5O gene encoding ATP synthase subunit O, mitochondrial: MAALAVSGLSQQVRCFSTSVVRPFAKLVRPPVQIYGIEGRYATALYSAASKQNKLEQVEKELLRVGQILKEPKMAASLMNPYVKRSVKVKSLNDMTAKEKFSPLTSNLINLLAENGRLNNTPAVISAFSTMMSVHRGEVPCTVTTASPLDEATLTELKTVLKSFLSKGQVLKLEVKIDPSIMGGMIVRIGEKYVDMSAKTKIQKLSRAMREIL; the protein is encoded by the exons ATGGCCGCGCTAGCAGTGTCCGGGCTGTCCCAGCAG GTGCGATGCTTCAGTACATCTGTGGTCAGGCCGTTTGCCAAGCTTGTGAGG ccacctgTTCAGATATATGGCATCGAAGGTCGCTATGCCACAGCTCTTTATTCTGCTGCATCTAAACAGAATAAACTGGAGCAAGTAGAAAAGGAATTGTTGCGAGTAGGA CAAATCTTGAAGGAACCCAAAATGGCTGCTTCTCTTATGAATCCCTATGTAAAGCGTTCAGTTAAAGTGAAAAGCCTAAATGACATGACAGCAAAGGAGAAATTCTCTCCTCTCACGTCCAACCTGATCA ATTTGCTTGCTGAAAACGGTCGCTTGAATAATACTCCTGCGGTGATTTCCGCATTTTCTACCATGATGAGTGTCCACCGTGGAGAAGTACCATGCACAGTTACCACTGCATCT CCTTTAGATGAAGCCACTCTGACTGAATTGAAAACAGTCCTGAAGAGCTTCCTGAGTAAAGGCCAGGTTTTGAAATTGGAAGTTAAG ATTGATCCATCAATCATGGGTGGAATGATCGTCCGTATTGGAGAGAAATACGTAGATATGTCTGCAAAAACCAAGATTCAGAAGCTGAGCAGAGCAATGCGGGAGATTCTGTAA